A stretch of DNA from Dehalobacterium formicoaceticum:
ATTTTTCCGCATCCGGGCCTTTCACCGTAACTTCTCCCATATGAGAAACATCAAAGAGCCCGGCAGCGGTTCTCACTGCTTCATGCTCAACGAGAATGCCTTGTCCCTGATACTCAATTGGCAAAGCCCAACCACCAAAATCAACCACCTTGCCCTTAAGATTTACGTGTTGTTCATATAATGGTGTTTTCTTCATGCTTATGCTCCTTTAGACAATTTAGAGAATATTATTCCCTTTTACCTTTTGTCTCAACCTAAGAATCAAAAATTAATGTTTAATTAAAAAAAACAGGGCGCATGACACCTCGTCAATACCCTGTTTATTGACCCTCTCATCCAGCTATATCATTGCGTTTATTTAAATGAATTTTAATTTATTTAATTTTACATGAAGCAGTTCTATTTGTCAATATTTTTATCATCTATCCAGGGCTTTTTTCCCTATATCGGTGCGATAATGCATGCCTTGAAAACTAATTTTGTCCACTTCCCTGTAGGCATTTTTAATGGCTTCCGCTACCGAATTGCCTTTTGCCGTAACGCCCAGGACGCGTCCGCCGGATGTCACAATATCATTTCCCGCAAAGGATGTTCCGGCATGAAAAACCATGCTCTCCGACTGGGCAGAGCCTAACCCTTGAATCTTCATGCCTTTCTCATAGGATCCCGGATAACCCCCGGAGGCCAGTACCACACATACCGCAGCCTCATCATACCATAAGATTTCCTGTCGGGACAGCTCGCCCGCCAAAATTGCCTGGATAATATCAACCAGATCTGTTTTTAAAAGCATCATGACCGGCTGGGTTTCCGGATCCCCAAAACGGGCATTATATTCCAACACCTTGGGCCCCGATCCCGTTAACATTAACCCCACATAAAGCACGCCTTGATAAGTTCTGCCTTCAGACTTTAATCCTGCCACCGTGGGTTTAATAATCCTTTCCAGTACATCTTCAGCAAGCTCCGGGGTATAAACGGGAGCAGGGGCATAAGCGCCCATTCCACCGGTATTCGGCCCCTGATCATCATTAAAGACCCTCTTATGATCTTGGGCAGAGATCATCGGTATCACATGCTCCCCATCGGTAAAAGCCAAAATACTGACTTCTTCTCCCTCTAAAAATTCCTCGATCACCACCCTGGTCCCCGCTTGTCCAAAAACCTTGTTTTCCATAATTTCCTGGACCGCATTGACAGCAGTCTCCTCATCGGGAGCCACGATTACACCTTTTCCTGCAGCTAAGCCATCCGCTTTCACCACAATGGGGGCGCCTTGCTTACGAATATAATCAATGGCGGGGGCTGCCTCTTCAAAAACCTGGTATTGGGCAGTGGGGATTTGATATTTTCCCATAATGCGTTTGGCTAAAGCCTTACTGCCTTCGATTTCTGCTGCTTCCTTCGAGGGGCCAAATATCTTCAGCCCAGCTGCCTGAAACTGATTGACAATCCCATTTGTCAGAGGAATTTCCGGGCCGACCACTGTCAGATCAATCTTTTCCTTTTTGGCAAATGATAAGAGTCCTTCAATATCTTCGGCATTAATCTCAATGCATTCCGCCATTTGGGAAATACCCGCATTTCCCGGTGCGCAAAATACTTTATTCACCTTTGGACTTTGGATCAGTTTCCATACCAAAGCATGTTCCCGTCCACCGCCACCGACAACCAGTACCTTCATCTCCTCAAAGCACTCCTTTCCCATAGGTTTCCCCTTTTAGTGTTTAAAATGCCTTATCCCGGTAAAAACCATCGCGATGTTATGTTCATCCGCAGCAAGAATAGATTCTTCATCTTTAAGGGAGCCCCCCGGCTGAATGATGGCAGTAATGCCTGCCTGACCGGCCTGATCAACTGTATCCCGAAAAGGGAAAAAAGCATCCGAGGCCAGGACTGCTCCCCGGCACTCCTGTCCGCCCTGGGTCAAAGCAATTTGAGCCGCACCAACCCGGTTCATTTGTCCTGCTCCTACTCCCAAGGTTTGGTGATTTTTTGAGACCACAATCCCGTTGGATTTCACATGTTTGACCACGCGCCAGGAAAAGAGCAGTTCTGTCAGTTCCTCATCTGTTGGCTTCCTTTTCGTTACAACCTTTAAGTCAGCGGCCGACAGCTTTCCTCCATCTATATCTTGAAGCAGTATCCCGCCATGAACCTTCTTCACATCAAACCTGCTCACATCTTCCGAAGTAAATACACCTGTTTCCAATAATCGAATGTTCGCTTTGTTCGTCAAAACCGCCAAAGCTTCCTTGGTAAAGGAAGGGGCGATCACGGCTTCTAAAAATGTTTCCGTCATTTTTTGCGCCGTTTCCAGGTCAACTTCCCGGTTTAAGCCCACAATGCCGCCAAAAGCAGACACGGGGTCAGCCTGAAAAGCCCGCTCATAAGCCATGGCGAGACTCTCCCCTAAGGCAGTGCCACAGGGATTCGTATGCTTTATGATCACCGCTGCCGCTTCCGGAAATTCCTTGACCAATTCCAAGGCCGCATTTAAGTCCACAATATTGTTAAAAGAGAGCTCTTTACCATGGATTTGCCGGGCTGTTCCAATTCCTGCACCATGAGCGCCTATTTCACGATAAAAGGCCGCTTTTTGATGGGGATTTTCCCCGTAGCGCAGTTCCTGAATTTTTTCTCCCCGGAGACATAAATGGTCAGGAAAGGATCCTTGCTCGTCCTTCACCTGAGCCAAATAAGCTGCAATATGGGTATCATAATCAGCCGTATGGGCAAAAGCTTCCTGAGCCAGGCTAAACCTGGTTTCTTCCTTAATTGTCCCTGTTGACTTCAGCTGTTCAAGGATTTCCCGGTATCTTTTGGGGTTAACCACTACGGCCACCCCTTGGTAATTTTTGGCTGCTGCCCGCACCATGGCAGGGCCTCCGATATCAATATTTTCAATGGCTTCTGCCAGGGTGACATTTTCCCGGGCGATGGTTTCTTTAAATGGATATAAGTTAACAACCACCAAGTCGATGGGTACAATGTCCAGCTCTGCCAGCTGGGCTAAATGTTCCGGCGTTCTCTTGGCTAGAATGCCTGCATGAACATGGGGATGTAAAGTTTTTACCCGTCCTTCCAATATTTCCGGAAAACCGGTGATGTCTGTCACATATGTAGCAGCGACGCCCTCTTGGGTGATGGTTTTAAAAGTTCCCCCCGTAGAAACGATTTCGTAACCTAATTGCACCAATTCACGAGCCAATTCCACCACACCGGTTTTATCCGAGACACTGATCATCGCTCTTTTCTTCACTTTAAAACACATCCTTTATTCAGTGAATTTACTTCCCTTAAGAGAGTTCGGCGTCCTGTCCTTGATGCACCTTGACCCTTCTACCCAGAATTTCAACCCGTCCTTCCGCGATCCACTGTATCACTTGGGAATACAATTCATGTTCCTTTGCTAAAATGCGTCGGGCCAGATTTTCCTCCGTATCATCCTCTTCCACAGGTACGGAGCATTGGGCAATAATCGGGCCGGAATCTACTCCTGGATCCACAAAATGAACCGTGCAGCCGGAGATCTTAACCCCATAATCCAAGGCCTGCTTTTGCCCATGGGTTCCGGGAAAAGAAGGTAATAAAGCAGGATGAATATTAATCACTCTTTGGGGAAATTTGGTTAAGAAATCTTCTCCCAAGATCCGCATAAATCCGGCCAGTACCACCAGTTCCCCTTGATACTGCCGAACCAGCTTCCCTAATGCCAGATCATACTCCTTGCGCTGGGGGAAGCTTTTCGGATCAAGAAAGATGCCGGTGATCCCTTCTTCCTCCGCTTTCTTTAATGCCGGTGCATCCTCATGATCGCTGATGACCACATTGATTTGAGCCTGGAGATTTCCGTTTTTAATTTGTTCGATAATTGCCAGCAAATTAGAACCTCTGCCGGAAGCCAGCACAGCTAATTTCAGAGGTGCCATTTTATTTTTCCCTTACGGTGAAATGGACTTTTCCATCACCCGCCGTGATTTTTCCCATGATAAAAGCGCCGGCACAATCAGCTAGAATTCCCGATACCTGAGAGGGATCACAAATAATACAATATCCTACGCCCATATTAAAGACCCGAAACATTTCTTCTTCCGTCACCTGCCCTAATTTTTGGATCAAACGAAAAACTGGCGGAGTTTCCCACGTTGTGAGATCAATATCAGCCTGTACACCCTCCGGAAAAACCCGGGGCAGATTTTCTGTCAGGCCGCCTCCGGTAATATGAGCCATGCCTTTAATCTCGTATTTGGCGATTAAAGGCAGCATATCCTGGACATAGATACGAGTTGGTTTCAACATTGCCTCCCCAAGGGTACAATCAAGCTCAGGGATAAATTCGTCCATTTTTAAAGCAGCCAGCTCCAAAAGCACTTTACGAGCCAAAGAAAAGCCATTGGAATGCAGACCGGAAGAAGGAAGGCCAATGATCACATCTCCGGGAACAATGGCAGAGCCGTTGATGATTTTATCTTTGTTGACCACGCCTACGGCAAATCCCGCAATATCATACTCATCCTCAGCATAAAAGCCGGGCATTTCTGCCGTTTCCCCGCCAATTAAAGCACATCCCGCCTGAAGGCAGCCGGCGGCAACTCCTTTGACAATTTCCTCAACTTTAGGCGGATTTAATTTCCCCACGGCTAAGTAATCTAAAAAGAAAAGGGGTTCTGCTCCCTGGACTAAGATATCATTGACACACATCGCTACTGCATCAATACCGATGGTATCGTGCCTGTCTGTGATCATGGCAATTTTTAATTTCGTCCCCACTCCATCGGTACCGGATACCAAGACCGGTTGATGATATTTGTCAATATCCAAGGCGAATAACCCGGCAAAACTGCCCAGATCTGTCAAAACCTCCGGTCGGAAAGTTTTCTTAACATGATGCTTCATACGCTGTACGGCCTCATCCCCCGCTGTAATATCTACACCGGCATCCTGATAGGTTGTCCCCATATTACTCTACCTCCTGCTCCATCGGGTATTCACCCACACGTTTTGAAATACCTAAAGGGTATTCGCCGGTAAAACAAGCGGCACAAAAACTATCCTTGGATGAACCGGTGGCCTCAACCATACCCTCCAGACTCAGAAAATGCAAACCGTCTGCCCCAATATATTCCCTTATTTCTTCAATTGATTGTTTTACCGCAATCAGCTGATTTCTTTCTTGAGTATCAATACCATAATAACAGGGGTACTTGACCGTCGGCGAGCTCACCATTAAGTGGACCTCTTTCGCGCCTGCATTCCGGATCATCTGTACGATCTGCTTGCTGGTGGTGCCTCGTACCACGGAATCATCCACCATCACCACTCTTTTTCCTTCAATAATATCCCGAATGGGGTTTAGTTTCAGCCTGACTGCAGTCTCCCGCATCTTTTGCGTCGGTTTGATGAAAGTTCGCCCAATATAACGGTTTTTCATTAAACCTTCCATGTAGGGAATCCCGGATGCTTCCGCATACCCTAAGGCTGCCGGCACGCCGGAGTCCGGTACCGGTATCACAATATCCGCATCTATCGGATATTCCTGAGCTAATTGCCGTCCCATAGCACGCCGTACCAATGTTACATTCCTGCCGTCAAAATTAGAATCCGGCCGGGCTAAATAAACAAATTCGAAAATACAAAAAGCTTGTTCAGAGCTTTTCATGGCATGGATGCTTCTCAGCCCATCATTATCAATGATGACAATTTCCCCCGGATCAACATCCCGAATAAATTCAGCACCAACCGTATCTAAGGCACAGGTCTCCGAAGCTAGGATATATGATTTGCCCTTTTTTCCAATACACAGAGGTCGCACCCCATGTGGATCCCGGACACCGATCAATTGATCCTCCGTCATCACCAGCAGAGAGTAGGCGCCTTTAATATCGATCATCATTTTCATCAACGCCTCTTCAATGGAGCTTTGTCCATAGCGGGCAATAAGTTTTACAATCACTTCTGTATCGGAAGTAGTTTGAAAAACCGAGCCGTTTAAAGCTAAGCGTTGACGAATTTCATTGGCATTAATCAAGCTCCCATTGTGTGCCAAAGAAATTAAACCCTTTAAATATCTGAAATCCAAGGGTTGGGTATTTACCGCCAAACCGGAATCGACTGTAGAATACCGTACATGGCCAATGGCCAGATGGCCTTTCAAGGGTGCCAGTATTTTTTCGTTGAAAACCTCTCCCACCAAACCCATGTCTTTATGATTCTTAAACTCTTTACCATCAGAAACAGTAATCCCGGTACTCTCTTGCCCTCTGTGCTGCAAGGCATATAGCCCATAATAGGTCATGGTAGCCACATCCATGTTGTGCCCATAAATCCCAAAAAGACCGCATTCGTCTTTTGGTTTTTCATCTGTATTCAGCAAATCGATCATACAATGACCCCCCTTGGCTTTTATTTAAAAGAATTTGATCATTTCTATAAGCCGGCCCGTTGAAAGATGTAATCAATATATCGGGTATGGTAATCATAATCAAATAGGCTATCCACCTCTTCATGGGAAAGATAACTCATAATATCCTTATCTTGTAAAATAAGATATTCAAAATCTGTTTTGGTCTGCCATGCAATCATTGCATTTCTTTGAACCCATTCATAAGCGGTCTCCCTCAAAAGCCCTTTGTCTACCAAAGTCAGGAGCACCCGCTGAGAGAAGACTAACCCAAGGGTTTTATTGAGATTGGTGCGCATATTTTCCTCATAAACATTTAAATGCTCCATTACATTAATAAAAAGATGCAGCATATAATCCAATAAAATACAGCTATCCGGTATGATTACTCTTTCTACGGAAGAATGGGTAATATCCCTTTCATGCCACAAAGCGACATTCTCCATGGCAGCAAGGGCATTTCCCCGGAGCACTCGGGATAAACCGGTTACGCGCTCCGCAGTAATCGGGTTTTTCTTATGGGGCATCGCGGAAGATCCCTTTTGCCCTTTGGCAAAAGCTTCCTCAACCTCCAGAATATCTGTACGCTGCAGATTCCTGATTTCCGTGGAAAACTTTTCTAATGAACTGCCAATGAGGGCTAATGTGGTTAAAAATTCTGCATGGCGGTCTCTTTGAATGATTTGTGTCGATACCTGAGCTGGTTTCAGTCCCATTTTACGGCAAACATGTTCTTCGATCTGGGGATCAACATTAGCAAAAGTTCCTACCGCACCTGATATTTTCCCAACAGAGATCACTTCTTTTGCTTTCAGCATACGTTCAATACATCGATCAATCTCCATCGTCCAAAGAGCCATTTTTAATCCGAAGGTAACAGGTTCCGCATGAATGCCGTGGGTTCGTCCTACTTCCAAGGTGTATTTATATTTTTTTGCTTTTTCAGCCAGCACACTACGCAGTTTGCGCAAGCGGGCGATCAGAAGATCCGCTGCTTCCCTCATTTGTGCGGAGAGAGCTGTATCCAACACATCAGAAGAAGTCATACCCATATGAATATATTTGGAGGCCTCCCCTACCTTTTCTCCCACCGCAGTTAAAAAAGCGATGACATCATGTCTGGTAACTTTTTCAATTTCTTCAATCCTGGGGATATCAAAACTGGCTTTCGTTTTGATATCCTGAAAAGCTTCCTGAGGAATCAATCCTAAATCAGCCATCGCTTCACAAGCAAAAATCTCCGCATCCAGCATCTTTTGAAAGCGATTTTCAGATTCCCACACGCTGCCCATTTCAGGCAGGGTATAGCGGTCAATCATCACACATCCTCCTCATATTCAACTTATTACTTCATATTTGCTAAGTAAGCATCCACTCCGATTTCCTGCAAACGATCATCTTTCCCGGCTACCTGCTCAGCCATTTCCTTTCTGAAGGCCTTGAGTTTTTCTTGAACCACAGGATATTTCAAGGCCAAAATTTGGGCCGCCAAAATACCTGCATTTTTGGCCCCATTTATGGAGACGGTGGCCACAGGAATACCTGGCGGCATCTGGACAATGGAATATAAAGAATCCACACCATTGAGGGTAGCTGTTTTAATCGGTACGCCAATCACCGGTATGGTGGTAAAAGCGGCGATGACCCCGGGCAAATGAGCAGCTCCCCCGGCACCGGCAATAATCACTTCAATTCCTTTTTCTTCGGCAGTTTCCGCAATTTGAGCTGTCTTATGAGGCACTCGGTGCGCAGACGAAATATACACCTGACATGAAATCCCCATTTGTTCTAAAAATTGTATTGCATCCTTCATAATCGGCAGATCCGAATCACTACCCATAACAACTGCCACTTTGAATTCACTCATTTTTATGCCCGCCTTTCCGATTTATTGATACCTTAGCTTCCTGCTTTAGGTGCAAAAATATGTATTTTTCGACCTGGAGCTTCATTGATTTCTTGCTTAAAATATATCAATCCCGCACCTCAATGTCAAGAAAATGCGAACATTAATATCTGTTTATTGATTTTTATTCGTCTTTCTTAAACTTCTTATCCCTTGCAGCCGGCAAAAAAATCTTTTTGGTGCGCTAAAATAAGGTTTCGAGTTTTCTGAACCGGCTAAAGTACAAATCAACGAAGAAAAAACCATACATAATAAACCGATTTGCGGAGACATGATCGAAAAATCAAATACGCCATGCCCCCAGAAAAAAGCCTGAACTGCAACCAAGAGGGGCATCAAGGGACATTTTTCCTTAAATAATTGCCAAAGACTGCCCCATAAATGCCACTCCATCCAGAGAAGAAGGAATAATCCCACTAAGCCTAACATTACTACCCAGGATAGGAGCATATTATGAGCATGTAAAACTCGCAGATACTGATAGACGTTATCATCCGCAAAATAAATCCCCATAATTCCCCAACCCGTCACCGGTTTCTTTAAAAACATATTGAAACAATTTTCCCAAATCGCCCATCTAAGATCGATGGTAGAAGACAATAAATCGCCCCTGGGAAACCAATCTGAAGAACCGATAAAGGCTCCCATTCCGATAAGAAATGATAACATGCGAATCGTAACATGAAACATTTTTCCTGCCGCTAAATCATACACTACAAAACCAATCATCAGACCAATCATCGCGCCTCTGGAACCAGTCAACACCAAAGCTGTGATCAAAAGCAGGATCCCATAGAAAAAAATGCGGTGCTCATTTTTCGGTGTCTTTTCATAAAAGTAATACCCTACCAAAATCATCACAGCATACCAGGAAGCGGCCAGGTTTGGATTACCAAAGGTGCCGGTAATGCGAAAAAGGGTATCATCATTTGAGACCACCGTGGTGAGACCAAAGCAGATCTTCCACCAAGCTGCCTCACGGGTGATAAAATTAAAATTCTCCAACAGTCCTATAAGAGCAGAAGCCAGGGTCAAAAAAAAGATATAACGCAGCAGCCGCTCCACCAATTCTACCGTATGCATTTTTTGGTCCAAATAAAGACAGATGCCATAAAAGCCCAGGAAAACAAATCCGGCACCAAAAGAAAGCCATTGTTGATTTACAACGCCGACAATCAAGGACCAGAAAAACAAAAGTAAAACGCCGCCGGTCCACGGGGTACCTGCATTCAGTTTTCTGTTTTTTATCAACTCAACTTTCGCACTAGAAAAATGTCCTCAAACCCTTGGTAAATATGAAATTTAACAGCAAAAACACCCCCTCGATATGGTAAAATTGAAGTGACAAAACCCAATTATTCCATAGAAAGAAGGGTGTTCTTGTGACTTCTATATTACCAAAAAAAATAGCTTCTGAAAAGGAGTCAGCCAATTACGTTGCAAACTTTTTCAAGGAACATAAAATTGGCCAAACATTAAAGCAGTCGAACTTTTTTAAACAGAAGGGCTTTCCTTGCAAAGACCTACTACAGTTTCTCGTGACGCTGATCTTTATGGGCAAAAACCTATGGCGCTATCTGAACACCGATGCCAACAACGCCCCATTTCAAAAAGATGCTGTCTACCGATTTCTGAACAACTGCTACTACAACTGGCGTAAGTTCTTGCTGCTGCTCAGCTCCCAGATCATTCAAAACCACATCGTACCGCTCACTGACGAGAAGCGAGTCAATGTCTTTATCATCGATGACTCCCTTTTCAGTCGATCCCGAAGCAAGGCAGTAGAACTTCTGGCTAGGGTCTACGACCATGTGGAACACAAATACGTCCGAGGCTTCCGAATGCTAACCTTGGGTTGGTCAGACGGCAACACCTTTTTGCCTCTAGCCTTCTCCCTGCTTAGCTCAGAGAAGGAATCGAACCGACTACAAGGCATGAATGCTATGGACAAACGGACAAACGGCTATAAGAGACGTAAAGAGGCTATCCACAAGAGCACTGAAGTGTTGTTGGAACTGCTAAAACAAGCCAAGGCGTACATGGTTCCGGCCAGCTACCTCCTGTTTGACAGTTGGTTTTCCTTTCCCGTCGTGATCAGAAAGGTATTGGAACAGCAACTTCACACCATCTGTATGCTTAAGTCGATGCCCACAGTCAAATATGAATACCAGGGACAAAATCTCACCCTGAACAAGCTGTATGCCGCAGTCAAAAAGAAACGGGGTCGGGCCAAAGTCCTTGCCTCTATCATTGTAGAAATTGGCCAGATGTCAAGCGGCGAACCAGTACAAGCTAAGATCGTATTTGTCAGGGACAGAAGAGCCAAGAAGAAATGGCTAGCGCTCCTCACCACCGATACTGAACTTCCGGATGAAGAGGTCATCCGCATTTATGGGAAGCGTTGGAACATCGAGGTTTTCTTCAAGATGTCCAAGTCCTATCTCGGGTTGTCCAAAGAGTTTCAGGGACGTTCTTATGATTCCATGGTGGCGCACGTTACCATCGTGTTTATCCGATACATCATGCTGGCTTTGGAGAGCCGAAACGGTGAAGACCCGAGAACCATTGGCAACCTTTTCTACATCTGTTGCGACGAGTTACAGGATATCAGCTTAGTGGAGGCGCTACAGAGAATCTTCTTCCTAATGGAACAATTTTTACAAGAGCAACTACAACTGGCAGAGGCAGAAATCCGCAAACTGATTGACTTCTTAATCAGCAATTTACCCTCGTTTTTCAAGGAACGACTGGCTGTTTCTTTCTGCGAAAGTTGAGTTATCAATTGATAAATCGCAGCTATTTGCGGAAGGAAAACTAGAAATGGCGAAAAAACAATTAAAAATCCGCTGATACCCAAGCAAATCCCTCAGTCCATTTATATTGATCAATAATTACCCTAAGATGCGTACTTAATCTAGTCCCCATTATAAAGCACTTCCGGAAAATATAAAACACTTTTAAAAATGGTGCATTTTTTCCCGGTTTTAAATATTTTTTTATGAATTGTGTCAAAACATGTCTCTCCTTCATAACATGTACTAAGACAATCAGCTAACCACCTTCGTAGGGTTCATCACTTGAAGCGGATGGTGGTGCGTGATTAGGAAAGGAGAAATGCATAATGGGTAAAAGACATCGAAGAGAATGTTGTGAGCGGGAAGAGCGCTGTGAACGGGAAGAACGTTGCGAACGGGAAAGAGTAGATTGCCACCGCAATGAAGGTATGTTCGACAACATAGTCTGCTTAATTATCATCTTGATCGTGCTGCAATTCCTATGCTCCCTGCTGATGGAAGAAGAAGAAGAAGAACATGAAAAGTGCTGCTGCTAAAGAAAATGAATAACAGGTACGATTAATCTCTGAAGAAAGGAGGGTATCCTATGAGTCTCCTTGGTTGTTTTGGTGGAGGTAATATGTGCGGTGGTTTTGATGATATCGTAGATCTGATCATCGTATTAATCGTGCTGCAATTCCTTTGCACCTGTGTACTTGGACAGCAAAATCATCGTTGCTGCTAAACTGATCTAAACACCCTTAAATACGCTGCATCCGATTTTCGGATGCAGCATTATTTTCCCCGGGTAAACATTCGTGAGCAGGCACCAATAGGGCAGCATATACATATTATTAAACGGGAAGGAAGTGAGCATATGAGTCGCCGTCGAAGAAGAAGGCATCAAACAAGAGAACGGGAAGAAGCACAACGAAGACCTCAGGAGCAACCCAAAAACAGCGGAAGAATCAATTCCTTATCTTCACTGATTACCAATGTGGATTTAAGAACTTTATCCGGCCAGTTAAAAAACGTAGCAGGGTATATGGATAAGTTTAATCAGATATCAGAGCTATTTCAGTTAGCCGACGTATTTGTCAATCCCAAGCAAGGGGGAGGAAAAGGGCAGAACTTTAATCTGATGCATATGCTAAAGGACAAAGATTCTCTCGATCAGCTTTTGCAAATGGTCTCCCCCAACATGCGTGAGTCGATGACCGATACAAAATTTGAGAAGAGAGTAGATCCGATCCATGTGGAAACCCATGATCCCCAAAAAGATTAAGAAAGCCTTCGGGCTTTCTTAATCTTTTTTGATATTATCTTTTAGGAACTTTAACGTGGTTTTTCTGAGCCAGCTGATTCATGAGTTGCTTTAATCTATCACGATTATTGTCGTTTACTCCTCCTGATCTTTCCATCTCGCGGATAATTTCATTAATGATGCGCACATTACCCTCCGATAAAGCGCCTTGATGATTGTTGATTAAAGATTTCAAATCTGCCAGAGATTTTACTTTGGGCATCGATTTCATCTATATCCCCCCTTTTGTCATGCCTGTCACCTTATCTTATGCATGACTGAGATCACTGTGTGTCTGAATAAGAAAAAATTTAAGGATCCTATCAAGATTGCACCATAAACATAGTTCTCATAAAAGACAGGCACAGAGGCTTCTGTTCTTATTTTTCTCACCAAATTCTTTATTTTGAATAACCTGATAAGGCAATAAGATTCTTAA
This window harbors:
- a CDS encoding O-antigen ligase family protein, whose protein sequence is MIKNRKLNAGTPWTGGVLLLFFWSLIVGVVNQQWLSFGAGFVFLGFYGICLYLDQKMHTVELVERLLRYIFFLTLASALIGLLENFNFITREAAWWKICFGLTTVVSNDDTLFRITGTFGNPNLAASWYAVMILVGYYFYEKTPKNEHRIFFYGILLLITALVLTGSRGAMIGLMIGFVVYDLAAGKMFHVTIRMLSFLIGMGAFIGSSDWFPRGDLLSSTIDLRWAIWENCFNMFLKKPVTGWGIMGIYFADDNVYQYLRVLHAHNMLLSWVVMLGLVGLFLLLWMEWHLWGSLWQLFKEKCPLMPLLVAVQAFFWGHGVFDFSIMSPQIGLLCMVFSSLICTLAGSENSKPYFSAPKRFFCRLQGIRSLRKTNKNQ
- a CDS encoding IS4 family transposase; translation: MTSILPKKIASEKESANYVANFFKEHKIGQTLKQSNFFKQKGFPCKDLLQFLVTLIFMGKNLWRYLNTDANNAPFQKDAVYRFLNNCYYNWRKFLLLLSSQIIQNHIVPLTDEKRVNVFIIDDSLFSRSRSKAVELLARVYDHVEHKYVRGFRMLTLGWSDGNTFLPLAFSLLSSEKESNRLQGMNAMDKRTNGYKRRKEAIHKSTEVLLELLKQAKAYMVPASYLLFDSWFSFPVVIRKVLEQQLHTICMLKSMPTVKYEYQGQNLTLNKLYAAVKKKRGRAKVLASIIVEIGQMSSGEPVQAKIVFVRDRRAKKKWLALLTTDTELPDEEVIRIYGKRWNIEVFFKMSKSYLGLSKEFQGRSYDSMVAHVTIVFIRYIMLALESRNGEDPRTIGNLFYICCDELQDISLVEALQRIFFLMEQFLQEQLQLAEAEIRKLIDFLISNLPSFFKERLAVSFCES